From a single Paenibacillus sp. FSL W8-0426 genomic region:
- a CDS encoding sensor domain-containing diguanylate cyclase, with the protein MISQNAASRFRGKIRRFKKISLTALLGGLVTISVLMTLTIMFISSYTSQKQSLINTTLSLNYSNAVQMSNTLDALFKSMQNNLAHDARYFADLDYSDSRKLNSALDLIKNSSNYFNSMTLVDSDGLVLSISPYSADSVGYHVSSEAAKTALRLQEPYISEAYKTPRKKRRIVFVSEPVFDAHGKFKGMIGGNIYLQDQNILNLLFGSQMKTSQGSHFFIVDSKGTLIYHPDTARIGENISRNTVVSKLLNNEKGKAQYRNLAGVDSLAGYYKVPTTDWGVVVVSPTQTVYDQLNHQIGLLILYTSVPFLLLTLIVIRVARQLARPFVSLTDLVQQVDQGRVDLPIMKPHWNREADLLNRTVLSALANFRKQREQLTYDARTDVLTGMTNRRTFEEVIQNWLDEGIRFSIVVLDIDRFKSINDTYGHHAGDEVLKHIANLIRLSVRPEDVSSRFGGEEFVVLLRDADTKEAYQIAENIRVSVAGSVMPVDRQVTISAGIAEHPLHSSSASELFHLADTALYRAKEEGRNRTVTIKALRK; encoded by the coding sequence ATGATTTCACAGAATGCAGCATCCAGATTTCGGGGGAAGATCAGGAGGTTCAAAAAGATAAGTCTCACCGCATTGCTCGGTGGGCTCGTTACCATTTCGGTTCTGATGACGTTAACCATTATGTTTATATCGTCGTACACTTCCCAGAAACAATCTTTGATCAACACAACGTTATCCTTGAATTATTCGAATGCCGTGCAGATGAGCAATACATTGGATGCGCTATTCAAATCCATGCAGAACAATCTGGCCCATGATGCCAGGTATTTCGCCGATCTCGACTATTCCGATTCGCGAAAGCTGAATTCCGCATTGGACCTGATCAAGAACAGCAGCAATTACTTCAACTCGATGACATTGGTGGATTCGGACGGGCTTGTCCTTAGCATATCGCCGTATTCGGCCGATTCGGTTGGTTACCATGTTTCGTCAGAGGCTGCAAAGACAGCGCTCCGATTACAGGAACCGTACATATCTGAAGCGTACAAGACGCCCCGGAAGAAACGCAGAATCGTATTTGTCAGCGAACCCGTCTTTGACGCGCATGGCAAATTCAAAGGAATGATCGGGGGCAACATCTATTTGCAGGATCAGAATATTCTGAATCTGTTGTTCGGAAGCCAGATGAAAACAAGTCAAGGATCTCATTTTTTCATCGTGGACTCGAAAGGCACGCTCATTTATCATCCCGACACAGCGAGAATCGGGGAGAACATTAGCCGCAATACGGTCGTTTCCAAGCTGCTGAACAACGAGAAGGGCAAGGCACAATACAGAAATCTGGCTGGCGTCGATTCTCTCGCAGGTTACTATAAGGTGCCCACAACGGATTGGGGAGTGGTCGTGGTATCTCCGACCCAGACCGTATATGACCAGTTGAATCATCAAATCGGGCTGCTTATCCTGTACACTTCCGTTCCTTTTTTGCTGCTGACCCTGATCGTCATTCGTGTTGCGAGACAACTCGCTCGTCCATTCGTATCGCTGACCGATCTGGTGCAGCAGGTGGATCAAGGGAGAGTGGACTTGCCGATCATGAAGCCGCATTGGAACCGGGAAGCGGACTTGCTGAATCGTACAGTGCTGTCGGCATTGGCCAATTTCCGCAAGCAAAGGGAGCAGCTCACTTATGATGCAAGAACGGATGTTTTGACCGGAATGACCAACCGCAGAACGTTTGAAGAGGTCATCCAGAATTGGTTGGACGAAGGCATCCGCTTTTCAATCGTGGTGCTCGATATCGACCGTTTCAAATCCATTAACGACACGTATGGGCACCATGCAGGTGACGAAGTATTGAAGCATATCGCCAACCTGATCCGGTTATCGGTGCGCCCGGAGGATGTGAGTTCGCGATTCGGGGGCGAGGAATTCGTGGTATTGCTTCGTGATGCAGATACCAAAGAGGCCTATCAGATTGCGGAGAACATTCGCGTTTCGGTTGCAGGCAGCGTTATGCCCGTGGATCGGCAAGTGACGATTTCGGCAGGCATCGCCGAGCATCCCCTCCATTCTTCGTCCGCGAGCGAGCTGTTTCATCTCGCGGATACGGCCTTGTACAGGGCAAAGGAAGAGGGACGCAACCGTACCGTAACGATAAAGGCTTTGCGAAAATAG
- a CDS encoding fused MFS/spermidine synthase — translation MEFSGEAVQGAMDLEQPARMVLEYPRAMVHLMERNNPEFETAFIIGHGIGTLSAYLANRRLKVAELDAEVVEISRTFFGYEANDVIVGDGRELLEQEPSGMYDVIVVDAFTAAGTPAQFMSSSFFRLVKDRLRPNGLLLMNVFGRSGNDRQVNAICATLSEHFERTRLFALPTESGDEIQNRILAGSDSAIHYQARQMAGFVEQQPGEGHVIQNENHWL, via the coding sequence TTGGAATTTTCAGGCGAGGCCGTTCAAGGAGCGATGGATCTGGAGCAGCCTGCCCGAATGGTGCTGGAGTACCCGCGAGCGATGGTTCATTTAATGGAACGGAACAATCCGGAATTCGAGACGGCGTTTATTATAGGGCATGGCATCGGCACATTGTCTGCCTATTTGGCAAACCGGCGGCTCAAGGTGGCTGAACTGGATGCCGAAGTGGTTGAAATCAGCAGGACGTTTTTTGGTTACGAGGCGAATGATGTCATTGTGGGCGATGGACGGGAACTGCTGGAACAGGAACCTTCGGGGATGTACGACGTAATCGTCGTTGATGCGTTTACGGCAGCAGGTACGCCTGCACAGTTCATGTCCAGCTCTTTTTTTCGTTTGGTGAAGGACAGATTGCGACCGAATGGCCTGTTATTGATGAACGTTTTTGGACGATCGGGCAATGACAGGCAAGTGAATGCCATCTGTGCTACGCTTTCGGAACATTTTGAACGCACACGCCTGTTTGCTTTGCCGACGGAATCCGGCGATGAGATCCAGAATCGCATTCTGGCCGGAAGCGACTCCGCAATTCATTATCAGGCGCGGCAAATGGCCGGGTTCGTGGAGCAGCAGCCTGGTGAAGGGCATGTCATTCAAAATGAAAATCATTGGCTGTAA
- the pfkB gene encoding 1-phosphofructokinase, with the protein MIYTVTLNPSIDYIVEVHDIQLGGLNRMNRDLKLPGGKGINVSRILNQLGAENTAIGFLGGFTGRFINDKLREDRIRTDFVTIADDTRINIKLKHGEETEINGLGPAITTEEADRLVSKLSALHQGDIVILSGSIPPSLGNDFYEKLIAVCRQKGAEFVIDTTGPALMDALKYQPLLVKPNHHELAELFGVNIETREELVVYGRKLLAAGAQHVLISMAGEGALLITETDVFHATVPKGTVKNSVGAGDSMIGGFVGTWVLNGNLQEAFRTGVASGSATAFSDDLAERAYIEELRNQVGITQLQP; encoded by the coding sequence ATGATATATACCGTAACGCTAAACCCTTCCATCGACTACATCGTGGAAGTGCACGATATCCAGCTTGGAGGACTGAATCGCATGAACCGGGATCTCAAGCTCCCGGGAGGCAAAGGCATTAACGTATCGCGTATTTTGAACCAGTTGGGCGCGGAGAATACGGCGATCGGATTCCTGGGCGGATTCACGGGACGTTTCATCAACGATAAACTCCGGGAAGACCGGATCCGGACCGATTTCGTGACCATTGCGGACGATACGCGGATCAACATCAAACTGAAGCACGGAGAAGAGACGGAAATCAACGGTTTGGGCCCGGCGATCACGACCGAAGAAGCCGATCGTTTGGTAAGCAAATTGTCCGCCCTTCATCAAGGAGACATCGTCATCCTCTCCGGCAGCATTCCGCCATCGCTCGGCAACGATTTTTACGAAAAACTCATTGCGGTATGTCGGCAAAAGGGTGCGGAGTTCGTGATCGACACGACCGGGCCGGCCCTGATGGATGCGCTCAAGTATCAGCCTCTGCTGGTGAAGCCGAACCACCACGAGCTTGCCGAACTGTTCGGCGTCAACATCGAAACGCGTGAGGAACTGGTCGTTTATGGACGCAAATTGCTCGCAGCGGGTGCTCAGCATGTGTTGATCTCGATGGCCGGGGAAGGCGCTTTGCTGATTACCGAAACGGATGTTTTTCATGCCACAGTTCCGAAGGGGACGGTGAAAAACTCGGTAGGTGCAGGGGATTCCATGATCGGCGGATTCGTAGGTACATGGGTGCTGAACGGGAATTTGCAGGAAGCATTTCGAACGGGCGTCGCTTCGGGAAGTGCAACCGCCTTCTCCGATGATCTGGCCGAACGTGCATATATTGAGGAGTTGCGTAATCAGGTAGGCATAACGCAATTGCAGCCGTAA
- a CDS encoding fructose-specific PTS transporter subunit EIIC — MRITDLMIQEAMIMDLQATTKDEVIDELISSLSRTGRINDPVLFKDMIYKREAESSTGIGNGIAMPHAKTSAVNEPTVVFAKSRKGLDFEALDDQPAHVFFMIAAPEGAGNTHLRTLAALSRLLIDNDFIAQLMNTDSPAEVSALFDAKQEEAEKKEAAKQKAKADKEAKAAAEAAVQSKPAGIIEGNPSSEDFVVAVTACPTGIAHTFMAEDALKKKAQEMGINIRVETNGSEGAQNVLTPEEIARAKGVIIAADKKVDMDRFDGKPLLQRPVSDGIRKTEELISKAVKGDAPIYRSQGAGKAGSDEGAAEKMSVGSKIYKDLMNGISHMLPFVVGGGILLALSFLIEQVASPDNPLFQLLQTIGGGEGAFHFLIPVLAGFIAMSIGDRPALMPGMVGGLMAVNSNAGFLGGLAAGFLAGYVVVGLRKALKGLPKAIDGLKPILLYPVLGLLIVGAISYYIFDPIFGSINTWMVDALQNMGTGNAVLLGILLGGMMAIDMGGPFNKAAYTFAIGVFTSSGNTDGAWMAAVMAGGMVPPIAIALSTTFFKSKYTDQERKSGLTNYVLGLSFITEGAIPFAAADPLRVLTSCIIGSALAGGLTQLWSINVPAPHGGIFVAALANHALLFLLAVAIGSVISGLILGVWKKRPTAVKS; from the coding sequence ATGAGAATAACAGACCTGATGATCCAGGAAGCGATGATCATGGACCTGCAAGCCACAACCAAGGATGAAGTCATTGACGAGCTGATCTCCAGCCTGAGCAGAACGGGACGCATCAACGATCCGGTACTGTTCAAAGACATGATCTACAAACGGGAAGCCGAATCCAGCACGGGCATCGGTAACGGAATCGCGATGCCGCATGCCAAAACAAGCGCGGTCAACGAACCTACCGTAGTATTTGCCAAGAGTCGAAAAGGGCTGGATTTCGAAGCGCTGGATGACCAGCCAGCACATGTATTTTTTATGATTGCTGCGCCTGAAGGTGCCGGAAACACCCATTTGCGCACACTTGCGGCTCTTTCCAGGCTGTTGATTGATAACGATTTCATCGCTCAACTGATGAACACGGATTCCCCGGCTGAGGTCAGCGCGCTGTTTGACGCGAAGCAGGAGGAAGCCGAGAAGAAGGAAGCGGCGAAGCAAAAGGCAAAGGCCGATAAAGAGGCCAAAGCGGCAGCGGAGGCAGCTGTTCAGTCCAAGCCTGCCGGAATCATTGAGGGCAACCCGTCCTCGGAAGATTTCGTCGTTGCGGTTACCGCTTGCCCGACAGGCATTGCGCATACATTCATGGCGGAAGATGCGCTCAAGAAAAAAGCACAGGAAATGGGCATCAACATCCGGGTCGAAACCAACGGCTCCGAAGGCGCACAAAATGTGCTTACACCGGAAGAGATCGCACGGGCCAAAGGCGTCATCATCGCAGCCGACAAAAAGGTCGACATGGATCGTTTCGACGGCAAACCTCTGCTGCAGCGCCCGGTCAGCGACGGCATTCGTAAGACAGAAGAACTGATCAGCAAAGCGGTGAAGGGCGATGCCCCGATCTATCGCAGTCAAGGTGCAGGTAAGGCCGGTTCCGATGAAGGCGCTGCCGAGAAAATGAGCGTGGGCAGCAAAATTTACAAAGATTTGATGAACGGGATTTCGCACATGCTGCCATTCGTCGTCGGCGGGGGCATATTGCTGGCTTTGTCTTTCCTGATCGAACAGGTAGCAAGCCCGGATAATCCGCTCTTCCAATTACTGCAGACGATCGGCGGAGGAGAGGGTGCATTCCACTTCCTGATTCCTGTATTGGCCGGATTTATCGCAATGAGCATCGGCGATCGCCCGGCATTGATGCCAGGTATGGTCGGCGGTCTGATGGCGGTCAACTCCAATGCCGGTTTCCTTGGCGGGTTAGCTGCCGGTTTCCTGGCTGGTTACGTCGTTGTTGGTTTGCGCAAAGCTCTTAAAGGATTGCCGAAAGCAATCGATGGCTTGAAGCCGATCCTGCTGTATCCTGTGCTTGGACTCTTGATCGTAGGTGCAATCAGTTATTACATTTTTGATCCGATCTTCGGCTCCATCAACACATGGATGGTGGATGCCCTGCAAAACATGGGTACAGGAAATGCCGTACTGCTGGGCATCCTGCTGGGCGGCATGATGGCGATCGATATGGGCGGTCCGTTCAACAAAGCGGCATATACGTTTGCCATCGGCGTGTTCACATCAAGCGGCAATACGGATGGTGCCTGGATGGCAGCCGTTATGGCTGGCGGTATGGTTCCGCCGATTGCGATCGCGCTGTCCACGACATTCTTTAAATCGAAGTACACGGACCAAGAGCGCAAATCCGGTTTGACCAACTATGTGCTGGGCTTGTCCTTCATTACCGAAGGTGCGATCCCGTTTGCGGCAGCAGATCCGCTGCGCGTCCTGACATCCTGCATTATCGGTTCCGCCTTAGCTGGCGGCTTGACGCAGCTTTGGAGCATTAACGTGCCTGCTCCGCACGGGGGTATCTTCGTAGCCGCATTGGCGAACCATGCACTGTTGTTCCTGCTTGCCGTAGCCATCGGCTCGGTCATCTCCGGCCTGATTTTGGGCGTATGGAAGAAAAGACCAACGGCAGTGAAATCATAA
- a CDS encoding oxalate decarboxylase family bicupin, whose amino-acid sequence MTNSDHTRLKNVNVPQPIRKDGAGGPDLGPRNVMLDRQNPNMLVPPATDSGLLPNLKMSFSNTHMQLNQGGWSREITVRDLPVATTLAGVNMSLIPGGVRELHWHQQSEWAYMIWGTARITSVDQDGRNFIADVGPGDLWFFPKGLPHSIQGLGEGCEFLLVFDDGTFSDLNTLSISDWFAHTPPEVLSRNFGVSENAFAHLPKDQVYIYPDQVPGSIESQAVQSPYGTVPLTFTHRLLAQEPLVTPGGSVRIVDSRNFPISTTVAAALVEIKPGAMREMHWHPNADEWQYYLTGQGRMTVFGGNGTARTFDYRAGDVGYVPVAMGHYIENTGDDTLWFLEIFRSDRFEDISLNQWMALTPTQLVQSNLNASPELLHSLRKIKWPVV is encoded by the coding sequence ATGACCAATTCGGATCATACCCGTCTCAAAAACGTGAACGTGCCTCAGCCGATCCGTAAGGACGGGGCTGGCGGACCAGACCTTGGACCGCGCAACGTGATGCTCGACCGGCAAAATCCGAACATGCTCGTGCCGCCGGCGACCGACTCCGGCCTGTTGCCCAATCTGAAGATGTCTTTCTCGAACACCCATATGCAGCTTAATCAAGGCGGCTGGTCGCGCGAGATTACCGTGCGGGATCTTCCCGTAGCTACCACGCTGGCCGGCGTGAACATGAGCCTCATTCCCGGAGGCGTGCGCGAGCTCCACTGGCATCAGCAGTCGGAATGGGCATACATGATTTGGGGAACCGCCAGGATCACTTCTGTCGATCAGGACGGTCGCAACTTTATTGCGGATGTAGGCCCCGGCGATCTTTGGTTTTTCCCCAAAGGGCTTCCCCATTCCATACAAGGCCTCGGAGAAGGCTGCGAATTTTTGCTGGTGTTTGACGACGGGACGTTCTCGGACCTGAATACGTTATCCATCTCCGACTGGTTCGCGCACACTCCGCCTGAAGTATTGTCCCGCAATTTCGGAGTGTCGGAGAATGCCTTTGCCCACCTTCCGAAAGACCAGGTATATATCTATCCAGACCAAGTACCGGGTTCGATCGAAAGCCAGGCAGTCCAGTCGCCATACGGGACGGTTCCGCTGACATTCACCCATCGGCTGTTGGCGCAGGAGCCGCTCGTTACGCCGGGAGGAAGCGTAAGAATCGTGGATTCGCGCAATTTCCCCATCTCGACGACGGTTGCTGCGGCCTTGGTCGAGATTAAGCCTGGAGCCATGCGCGAGATGCACTGGCATCCCAATGCGGATGAGTGGCAATACTATTTGACGGGGCAAGGCAGAATGACGGTATTCGGCGGCAATGGAACGGCCCGCACGTTTGATTACCGGGCCGGAGATGTCGGATACGTTCCCGTGGCCATGGGGCATTACATTGAGAATACCGGAGATGATACGTTGTGGTTTCTGGAAATTTTCCGCAGTGACCGTTTCGAGGATATTTCGCTGAATCAATGGATGGCGTTGACTCCGACTCAACTGGTGCAAAGCAACCTCAATGCTTCACCCGAGCTGCTTCATTCGCTGCGCAAAATCAAATGGCCGGTGGTTTGA
- a CDS encoding GNAT family N-acetyltransferase, whose protein sequence is MVWVDKLLPFTEHNLPMLEDWFKDAEVQQRLEGMLPLGEWYEHVERHPGYHVRIAYAEREVVGIIMLEQDEQNTGSIAVIVKPSVRNQGYGRAMLEKAMQLPELRTIHKWYAGIEADNVACLKCFQSAGFVLENEAPDEDGYYSLWYCSDIQA, encoded by the coding sequence GTGGTATGGGTTGACAAACTATTGCCGTTTACGGAACACAATCTGCCGATGCTGGAGGATTGGTTTAAAGATGCAGAGGTTCAGCAGCGATTGGAGGGAATGCTTCCGTTAGGTGAATGGTACGAGCATGTGGAACGGCATCCCGGTTATCACGTGCGGATCGCGTATGCGGAGAGAGAAGTCGTGGGCATAATTATGCTCGAGCAGGATGAGCAAAATACGGGCAGCATTGCCGTCATAGTCAAACCATCCGTCAGGAACCAGGGATATGGCAGGGCAATGCTTGAAAAAGCAATGCAGCTCCCCGAGCTCAGGACGATTCATAAGTGGTATGCGGGGATCGAAGCTGACAACGTCGCTTGTTTGAAATGTTTTCAGTCTGCCGGTTTTGTATTGGAAAACGAAGCTCCCGATGAAGACGGGTACTACTCTTTATGGTATTGCTCCGATATTCAAGCATAG
- a CDS encoding zinc-dependent alcohol dehydrogenase, with protein MKAVTFQGIKDVQVKQVQDPTIEKKDDIIVRITSTAICGSDLHIYLGALPAQKDYVIGHEPMGIVEEVGPDVTRVKKGDRVVLPFNIACGQCFYCSHDMESQCDNSNRNPDIHTGGYFGFTDRYGNYPGGQAELLRVPYGNFVPFVIPESCELEDEALLFLSDVLPTAYWSVENADVKPGDTVTVLGSGPVGLMTQKFAWMKGARRVIAVDRLAYRLDKAKRMNDVETYNFEEFEDMGAHIREITKGGTDVVIDCVGMDGKKTVLEQIGQKLKLQGGTLSALEIGMKAVRKFGTLQLTGVYGSLYNMFPLGNLFERNINLRMGQAPVIHYMPELFRKITAGELDPTEIISHRVPMDQASEAYRMFSEHEDECTKVVLKP; from the coding sequence GTGAAAGCTGTTACGTTTCAAGGCATCAAAGACGTGCAAGTCAAGCAAGTCCAGGACCCGACCATTGAAAAAAAGGACGATATCATCGTCCGGATTACGTCCACGGCCATTTGCGGCTCCGATCTTCATATTTATCTGGGTGCATTGCCTGCACAGAAGGATTATGTCATCGGACACGAACCGATGGGCATCGTCGAAGAAGTAGGCCCTGACGTTACGCGCGTGAAAAAGGGGGACCGCGTGGTCCTCCCTTTCAACATCGCATGCGGTCAATGCTTCTACTGCAGCCACGACATGGAGAGCCAGTGCGACAACTCCAACCGTAATCCCGACATCCATACCGGGGGTTATTTCGGATTTACGGACCGTTACGGCAATTATCCAGGCGGACAAGCCGAGCTGTTAAGAGTCCCTTACGGAAACTTTGTGCCGTTCGTCATTCCCGAATCATGCGAATTGGAGGACGAAGCGCTGCTGTTTCTGTCGGATGTGCTGCCGACCGCTTATTGGAGCGTCGAAAATGCGGACGTCAAACCCGGGGATACCGTCACGGTTCTCGGCAGCGGGCCGGTTGGCCTCATGACGCAGAAATTTGCCTGGATGAAGGGAGCAAGGCGCGTCATTGCCGTCGACCGTCTTGCCTATCGATTGGATAAAGCCAAACGCATGAACGATGTGGAGACTTATAACTTCGAAGAGTTCGAGGACATGGGTGCACATATTCGTGAAATCACGAAAGGGGGTACCGACGTTGTCATCGATTGCGTCGGCATGGATGGCAAAAAAACGGTGCTGGAACAGATCGGGCAAAAGCTCAAGCTCCAGGGAGGTACCCTGAGCGCCCTTGAAATCGGTATGAAGGCCGTACGGAAATTCGGCACGCTGCAGCTTACGGGCGTATACGGCTCATTGTATAACATGTTCCCCCTCGGCAACCTGTTCGAACGCAACATCAACTTGAGAATGGGACAAGCTCCTGTCATCCATTACATGCCTGAATTGTTCCGCAAAATTACGGCCGGCGAGCTTGATCCGACGGAAATCATTTCCCACCGCGTTCCGATGGATCAGGCAAGCGAAGCCTACCGGATGTTCTCCGAGCACGAAGACGAATGCACCAAAGTGGTGCTTAAACCGTAG
- a CDS encoding LysR family transcriptional regulator, producing MTLQQLKYAIEVATRGSMNEAAKRLFISQPSLSNAIRELEQELRITIFERTNKGITLSKEGVEFLSYARQVVEQAELLENRYLNAKPSPQHFSVSTQHYAFAVNAFVNLVRQYGHEEYELALRETKTYEIIQDVRSMRSEIGILYLNEFNAKVINKLLKDAGLEFNSLFTAKPHIFISIHNPLAKQASVTIEQLRDYPYLSFDQGEYNSFHFSEEILSTLSHPKSIQVNDRATLFNLLIGLNGYTISTGVLSSDLNGNEIIPVPLECEESINVGWIRHKSASLSILGEAYVHALHEAIGS from the coding sequence ATGACGCTGCAGCAATTAAAATATGCGATCGAAGTGGCAACGCGCGGCTCGATGAACGAAGCGGCCAAGCGGCTGTTTATTTCGCAGCCCAGTTTGTCGAACGCGATTCGGGAATTGGAGCAGGAGCTCCGTATTACTATTTTTGAACGAACCAACAAGGGGATTACATTGTCCAAGGAAGGCGTCGAATTTCTTAGTTATGCCCGTCAGGTCGTCGAGCAGGCCGAACTGTTGGAGAATCGTTATCTGAATGCCAAGCCGTCTCCGCAGCATTTTTCCGTATCCACGCAGCACTATGCGTTCGCGGTCAATGCTTTCGTGAATTTGGTCCGGCAATACGGGCATGAGGAGTATGAGCTTGCCTTGCGCGAAACGAAAACGTACGAGATCATTCAGGACGTGCGCAGCATGCGCAGCGAGATCGGGATTTTGTACCTGAACGAGTTCAATGCCAAAGTCATCAACAAGCTGCTCAAAGACGCCGGGTTGGAGTTCAACAGCCTGTTTACGGCGAAACCGCATATATTTATCAGCATTCACAATCCGCTTGCCAAGCAAGCTTCCGTAACGATTGAGCAGCTTCGGGATTACCCGTACCTGTCTTTTGACCAGGGGGAGTACAATTCGTTTCATTTTTCCGAAGAAATATTAAGCACGCTCTCTCATCCCAAAAGCATTCAGGTCAATGATCGGGCAACGTTGTTCAATCTGCTCATCGGGCTGAACGGGTATACGATCTCTACGGGCGTGTTAAGTTCTGATTTGAACGGCAACGAGATTATTCCGGTTCCGCTGGAGTGCGAGGAGTCGATCAATGTAGGCTGGATTCGCCATAAAAGCGCCTCCTTGTCCATTCTGGGCGAGGCATACGTCCATGCGCTGCATGAAGCGATCGGCTCCTGA
- a CDS encoding methyltransferase domain-containing protein: MSDEIKSRVRKQFGENAHKYVTSAGHAKGQDLAWLVEAAGAEPGMNALDVATGGGHVANALAPLVSRVTALDMTEDMLQAAGQFIRGNGHSNVDFVPGDAEKLPFPNESFDLVTCRIAAHHFPHVRDFVAEAYRVTRTGGRLLLIDNVVPESGEADRFYNEIECRRDPSHVRAWRKTEWISMLESAGFRVETMEVFRKNFVFTEWCERMALPRAEQIKLEETMLAAPDHLQRTFRFQSREDGTLFGFEGESMGIRVVKEQTSLP; encoded by the coding sequence ATGAGTGATGAGATCAAGAGTCGTGTTCGCAAACAATTTGGCGAGAATGCACACAAGTATGTAACCAGTGCAGGACACGCCAAAGGGCAGGATCTGGCCTGGTTGGTTGAGGCGGCGGGAGCCGAACCGGGAATGAACGCCTTGGACGTAGCCACTGGCGGAGGGCATGTAGCCAATGCGCTGGCTCCTCTCGTCAGCAGGGTGACGGCGCTGGACATGACGGAAGATATGCTGCAAGCAGCCGGGCAGTTCATCCGGGGCAACGGCCACTCCAACGTGGATTTTGTCCCAGGGGATGCGGAAAAGCTGCCTTTTCCGAATGAATCGTTCGATCTGGTGACATGCCGGATTGCCGCGCATCATTTCCCGCATGTTCGTGATTTCGTCGCGGAGGCCTACCGGGTAACTCGGACTGGAGGAAGATTGCTGCTTATTGATAATGTGGTTCCGGAATCGGGGGAAGCGGATCGCTTCTATAATGAAATCGAGTGCCGGCGGGACCCTAGCCATGTTCGGGCATGGCGCAAGACGGAGTGGATTTCGATGCTCGAATCCGCCGGGTTTCGTGTGGAGACGATGGAGGTTTTCCGGAAAAACTTCGTTTTCACCGAATGGTGCGAACGGATGGCGCTTCCCCGCGCTGAACAGATCAAGCTGGAAGAAACGATGCTGGCAGCACCGGACCATCTTCAACGGACGTTTCGGTTTCAAAGCCGGGAGGATGGTACATTGTTTGGGTTCGAAGGCGAGAGCATGGGCATTCGGGTTGTGAAGGAGCAAACTTCACTCCCTTAA